One genomic window of Carassius auratus strain Wakin chromosome 14, ASM336829v1, whole genome shotgun sequence includes the following:
- the LOC113113879 gene encoding leucine-rich repeat transmembrane neuronal protein 2-like, whose product MPEFGSTGGAQHFFISQELDSFCINPKGFFPFGFLFHLAAPKVCGKRQLNAASDVHKRMGFHSRWPLVGQAPVALCVISMLLCLPVSCTTCPQKCRCEDLQFYCDTQGLLAPPDGVDKGALGLSLRHNSISELSSDQFFGFTQLTWLHLDHNQITTVHEDAFQGLYKLKDLNLSSNRITKLPNTTFIHLINLQILDLSFNQMTALEPELFHGLRKLQILHLRSNSLRTTPVRAFWDCRSLEYLGLSNNRLRSLARNGFAGLIKLRELHLEHNHLTKINLAHFPRLVALQFLYLQWNKINNLTCTMEWKWTTLEKLDLTGNEIRVLTPDVFETLPNLKILLLDNNKLTSLDTQTMDMWKSLNAIGLSSNLWECTKWICNMATWLSTFKGRWEHSILCHSPEYAQGEEILDAVYGFQLCQNFSAPVVLTSTSTDAMLPEITSSLFGNMQTPTQDFYAEDFGSFTIVTTTTTTTQPPRTALATTMTVEGADVTEDYSEMDNTVLTQRVIIGTMALLFSFFLIILVVYISRKCCPPTLRRIRHCSAIQNRRQMRTQQRQPMADLATQVPYNEYDPSHEEGALVIINGYGQCKCQQLPYKECEV is encoded by the exons ATGCCTGAATTTGGTTCAACTGGGGGGGCTCAGCACTTCTTTATTTCTCAAGAGCTTGATTCCTTTTGTATTAACCCAAAAGGTTTTTTTCCCTTTGGATTTCTCTTCCATCTGGCTGCTCCAAAAGTCTGCGGAAAAAGACAGTTGAATGCAGCCTCCGATGTACACAAAAGAATGG GTTTCCATTCAAGGTGGCCATTGGTGGGACAAGCACCAGTGGCACTTTGTGTGATCAGCATGCTACTGTGCCTCCCTGTGTCATGCACAACCTGCCCTCAGAAATGCCGATGTGAAGACTTGCAGTTTTACTGCGACACGCAGGGGCTCCTGGCGCCCCCAGACGGTGTGGATAAAGGGGCCCTTGGACTTTCACTCAGACACAACAGCATCAGTGAGCTCAGTTCAGACCAGTTCTTTGGCTTCACCCAGCTCACATGGCTTCACCTGGACCACAACCAAATAACCACCGTGCATGAGGATGCCTTCCAGGGGCTGTACAAGCTCAAGGACCTTAACCTGAGCTCAAACCGCATCACCAAGCTGCCAAACACAACCTTCATCCACCTCATCAACCTGCAGATCTTGGATCTCTCTTTCAACCAGATGACAGCGCTGGAGCCTGAGCTCTTTCATGGGCTCCGGAAGCTCCAGATTCTACACCTACGGTCAAACTCGCTGCGCACGACACCCGTACGGGCCTTCTGGGACTGCCGGAGCCTGGAGTACCTTGGCCTGAGCAACAACCGGCTCCGTAGCTTGGCCCGGAATGGCTTTGCCGGGTTAATTAAGCTGCGAGAGCTCCATTTGGAACACAATCACTTGACCAAGATTAACTTGGCGCACTTCCCTCGTCTGGTTGCCCTCCAGTTCCTTTATCTTCAGTGGAACAAGATCAACAATTTAACATGCACCATGGAATGGAAATGGACAACTCTGGAGAAACTGGATCTCACTGGGAATGAGATACGTGTACTCACCCCCGACGTGTTTGAGACTTTGCCCAACCTCAAGATCCTGCTGCTGGATAACAACAAACTGACCAGCCTCGACACCCAAACCATGGATATGTGGAAGTCCCTAAATGCGATTGGGCTGTCAAGCAATCTATGGGAATGTACCAAATGGATCTGCAATATGGCCACTTGGCTGAGCACCTTTAAAGGTCGATGGGAGCATTCTATCCTCTGCCACAGTCCTGAGTACGCACAGGGTGAGGAAATACTGGATGCCGTTTACGGATTCCAACTTTGCCAAAATTTCTCGGCCCCGGTTGTACTGACCAGTACCAGCACGGATGCCATGCTCCCCGAGATCACAAGCTCCCTGTTCGGAAATATGCAGACCCCTACACAAGACTTCTATGCAGAGGATTTTGGGAGCTTTACGATTGTCACCACTACCACCACCACTACCCAACCCCCACGCACTGCCCTTGCTACTACTATGACAGTGGAGGGGGCAGACGTTACAGAGGACTACTCCGAGATGGACAACACAGTGCTGACCCAGAGGGTCATCATTGGCACCATGGCTCTGTTGTTTTCCTTCTTTCTCATCATTTTAGTAGTGTACATATCACGAAAATGCTGCCCTCCCACTCTGAGGCGGATCCGCCATTGTTCAGCCATTCAGAACCGGCGACAGATGAGGACCCAGCAGAGGCAGCCAATGGCGGACCTGGCTACACAGGTGCCCTATAACGAGTATGATCCCAGTCACGAGGAGGGTGCACTAGTGATCATCAATGGCTATGGGCAATGCAAATGTCAGCAACTGCCTTACAAAGAGTGTGAAGTATAA